One part of the Parabacteroides distasonis ATCC 8503 genome encodes these proteins:
- a CDS encoding GH3 auxin-responsive promoter family protein produces MDILTQTISLLFRHRQTEIGRFGQDIDHIQRKQLHALLSTARKTEWGLKYDYKSIRSYSDFCQRLPLQTYDEIKPYVTRMINGERNILWPSVVRWYAKSSGTTNDKSKFLPVTPEILKGCHYKGGFDCVAIYLRNNPESRFFSKKGLILGGSHSPSPLNSEAHQGDLSAVLLQNLNPLVNLIRVPKKPIILMDEWESKIKAIVENTWNKDVNSLSGVPSWMLVLIKAVLKKTGREYLTDVWPNLEVFFHGGISFEPYREQYKTLIPSNKMHYMETYNASEGFFGLQDDPTDPSLLMMPDYGIFYEFIPMNEVGNAHPTVLPLESVETGKNYAMVITTSGGLWRYQIGDTVRFTSLFPHKFVISGRTKHFINAFGEELMVDNADKAIAMTCLRTGAKVKEYTAAPLFMLDKAKGRHQWFIEFDKKPESLDEFATLLDQNLQKLNSDYEAKRYKEISLQPLEIVIAHDGAFYEWLKQKGKLGGQHKIPRLSNDRTHIEELLRINQSL; encoded by the coding sequence ATGGATATTTTAACACAGACGATTTCGCTCCTTTTCCGCCATCGACAAACGGAGATCGGACGATTTGGGCAGGATATAGACCATATCCAGCGCAAACAGCTGCATGCTCTGCTTTCGACGGCACGCAAGACGGAATGGGGACTCAAATATGATTATAAAAGCATTCGCTCTTATTCAGACTTCTGCCAACGTCTTCCCTTACAGACTTATGACGAGATAAAGCCGTATGTCACCCGAATGATCAACGGAGAAAGGAATATTCTCTGGCCTTCGGTGGTGCGGTGGTACGCTAAGAGTAGCGGAACCACGAACGACAAAAGTAAATTCCTGCCCGTCACCCCCGAGATATTAAAGGGTTGCCACTATAAAGGCGGCTTTGATTGCGTAGCCATTTATCTGCGGAACAACCCGGAAAGCCGTTTCTTCTCCAAGAAAGGCTTGATTTTAGGTGGCAGCCATAGCCCTTCTCCGCTAAACTCCGAGGCTCATCAAGGCGACTTATCCGCCGTATTACTTCAAAATCTCAATCCGCTCGTCAATTTAATACGCGTCCCCAAGAAACCCATTATCCTAATGGATGAATGGGAAAGCAAGATCAAGGCGATCGTGGAGAACACTTGGAATAAGGATGTAAACAGCCTATCCGGTGTTCCTTCTTGGATGTTGGTCTTGATCAAGGCCGTATTGAAAAAAACGGGTAGGGAATATCTTACGGACGTATGGCCTAATCTGGAGGTCTTCTTCCATGGGGGAATCAGTTTCGAGCCTTACCGGGAGCAATATAAAACCTTGATTCCATCGAATAAGATGCATTATATGGAGACCTATAACGCATCCGAGGGCTTCTTCGGGCTGCAAGACGATCCGACAGACCCCAGTTTGCTTATGATGCCGGATTACGGTATTTTCTATGAGTTCATCCCGATGAACGAGGTGGGTAACGCCCATCCGACCGTGTTGCCGCTGGAATCGGTAGAGACCGGGAAAAACTATGCGATGGTAATCACGACCTCGGGAGGATTATGGCGTTATCAGATCGGGGATACGGTACGTTTCACCTCGTTATTCCCTCATAAATTTGTCATCTCCGGACGCACCAAGCACTTTATCAACGCCTTTGGCGAGGAGCTAATGGTGGATAACGCCGATAAAGCGATCGCCATGACTTGCCTACGAACCGGGGCGAAAGTAAAAGAATATACCGCCGCCCCACTCTTTATGCTGGATAAGGCGAAAGGACGGCACCAATGGTTTATCGAGTTTGACAAGAAACCGGAATCTCTCGATGAATTCGCCACTTTATTAGATCAGAACTTACAAAAGCTGAACTCGGACTATGAGGCGAAGCGGTATAAAGAGATCTCCCTCCAACCGCTGGAAATCGTTATCGCCCACGACGGCGCTTTCTATGAATGGCTCAAGCAGAAAGGCAAATTAGGCGGCCAACACAAGATCCCACGCCTCAGCAACGACCGCACGCATATAGAGGAGCTTTTGCGCATCAACCAGTCTCTATAA
- the rnc gene encoding ribonuclease III — MFRKLYKQLHKRIRLLHNKGREPYLSLSKILGFYPDNLQIYEQALLHKSSSVETGDGKWLNNERLEFLGDGILDAAVADIVYKRYPNKREGFLTNTRSKIVQRETMNKVAVQLGLDQMVVYSTKINSHNNHMYGNALEALIGAIYLDQGYDVCYKFIRDVMIEKYIDVDMLVRKEINFKSNLIEWSQKNKISISFDLIESFTDHDGNPVFQSAIKLLGEQIGIGIGYSKKESQQAASKMAVKRLRTDKELQQRISATKKKKAGELTDEKEFSDLPEEETV, encoded by the coding sequence GTGTTTAGAAAGCTATACAAACAGCTACATAAAAGAATAAGGCTCCTGCATAATAAAGGTAGGGAGCCTTATTTGTCTTTATCAAAGATTCTAGGTTTTTATCCGGATAATCTCCAGATTTACGAGCAGGCCTTGTTGCATAAATCATCATCGGTAGAGACGGGTGATGGTAAATGGCTTAACAATGAGCGTCTTGAATTTTTAGGAGATGGAATTTTGGATGCGGCGGTCGCCGATATTGTCTATAAGCGCTACCCAAATAAGCGGGAAGGCTTTTTGACAAACACACGCTCCAAGATCGTACAACGGGAAACGATGAATAAGGTCGCCGTACAACTCGGCCTCGATCAAATGGTAGTCTATTCAACCAAGATAAACTCTCATAACAATCATATGTATGGTAATGCGCTCGAGGCTTTGATCGGCGCTATTTATCTGGATCAAGGTTATGACGTTTGTTATAAGTTTATCCGTGACGTGATGATAGAAAAGTATATCGATGTAGATATGCTCGTCCGGAAAGAGATAAATTTCAAGTCAAACTTGATTGAATGGAGCCAAAAGAACAAAATATCGATCTCGTTCGATCTAATAGAGTCTTTTACGGATCATGATGGGAATCCTGTATTCCAAAGCGCGATTAAATTGCTGGGCGAGCAAATTGGCATAGGTATCGGTTACTCCAAAAAAGAATCCCAGCAAGCGGCTTCTAAAATGGCGGTCAAAAGATTGCGGACAGACAAAGAACTCCAGCAACGTATCTCTGCCACAAAGAAAAAGAAGGCTGGTGAACTAACCGATGAAAAAGAGTTTTCTGACCTCCCAGAGGAAGAAACTGTATGA
- a CDS encoding ATP-dependent 6-phosphofructokinase: MKIGILSSGGDCPGINATIRGVGKTAIMHYGMEVIGIHSGFIGLLNKDVQVFDERSLSGILNLGGTILGTSREKPFRKLLASGDSEKPEIIKKNYEELGLDCLVCIGGNGTQKTANLLSQIGLNVIGVPKTIDNDIWGTDITFGFNTAVNIATESIDRLHSTASSHKRVMVVEVMGHHAGWIALYAGMAGGADVILLPELGYDIDKVNEAILDRARRGKPYSIVVVAEGIETPDKKRPSDYITRAIEAGTGIETRDTVLGYTQRGGNPSPFDRNLATRLGGHATELIANGEFGRMVCIKGDRVESIPLLEVAGKLKLVTPDHDLIVQGKRMGVTFGK; encoded by the coding sequence ATGAAAATAGGGATTCTCTCATCGGGTGGCGATTGCCCCGGTATCAACGCTACGATCCGTGGTGTTGGCAAGACCGCTATCATGCATTACGGCATGGAAGTGATAGGTATTCATAGCGGTTTTATAGGTCTTTTGAATAAAGACGTCCAAGTTTTCGATGAACGGAGCTTATCCGGCATATTAAATTTAGGGGGAACCATTTTAGGAACGTCCAGAGAGAAGCCTTTCCGTAAGCTTTTGGCCTCGGGAGATTCGGAAAAGCCGGAGATCATTAAGAAAAATTATGAGGAGCTGGGGCTGGACTGCTTGGTTTGTATCGGAGGTAACGGTACGCAGAAGACGGCCAATCTGTTATCTCAGATCGGATTGAACGTGATAGGCGTTCCCAAGACAATCGATAATGACATATGGGGTACGGATATTACGTTCGGTTTTAATACCGCCGTGAATATCGCCACGGAATCTATAGACCGTCTTCATTCTACGGCTAGTTCACATAAGCGGGTGATGGTCGTGGAGGTGATGGGCCATCATGCCGGATGGATCGCCTTGTATGCCGGGATGGCTGGAGGTGCCGACGTGATCTTACTTCCGGAATTGGGATACGATATCGATAAGGTGAACGAGGCGATCTTGGATCGGGCTCGCAGGGGCAAACCTTATTCCATCGTTGTAGTAGCCGAGGGTATCGAGACTCCGGATAAAAAGCGTCCTTCTGATTATATCACCCGGGCTATCGAGGCGGGAACGGGTATCGAGACCCGGGATACCGTATTGGGATACACCCAACGGGGTGGAAACCCCTCTCCGTTCGACCGTAACCTCGCTACCCGCTTGGGAGGCCATGCCACGGAACTGATCGCTAATGGTGAATTCGGACGTATGGTTTGTATAAAAGGAGATAGGGTAGAATCCATTCCTTTGTTAGAAGTAGCGGGAAAACTAAAATTAGTGACACCGGATCATGATTTGATCGTACAAGGAAAGCGGATGGGGGTAACATTCGGGAAATAA
- the pdxB gene encoding 4-phosphoerythronate dehydrogenase PdxB: MKIIADNTVPYLKGILEPIADVSYLDSKEFTPTNIKDADALIVRSIDKCTRELLEGSRVRLITTATIGYDHIDIHYCEKAGITWKNAPGCNAASVGQYVLSSLVAVALRKGERLAGKTIGIVGVGHVGSIVERLCEAMGMRVLRNDPPRAEQEGDGGFVSLDTIAKEADIITLHVPLTKEGRFATRHLADPAFFDKLERKPWFINSCRGAVHDTQALLQAKRTGKVSELIIDCWENEPDIDRKLLSEATIATPHIAGFSADGKANGTRMCLENIGCFFGIRIEKIKEVIPPAPTNLFIDLGQFKEHRVEEAILRSFNPEVIDQALRANPHHFERFRAAYDHPREFHAYQAIKADPEEFAVLQKLGFQVG, encoded by the coding sequence ATGAAAATAATAGCAGATAACACGGTTCCTTACCTAAAAGGGATCTTGGAGCCGATAGCAGACGTATCCTACCTTGACTCCAAAGAGTTTACACCCACGAACATAAAAGACGCAGATGCCTTGATCGTACGTAGCATAGATAAATGTACACGCGAGCTATTGGAAGGTAGCCGGGTTCGCCTCATCACGACAGCCACGATCGGATACGACCATATCGATATCCATTATTGCGAGAAGGCAGGGATCACGTGGAAGAACGCCCCGGGTTGCAACGCCGCTTCCGTGGGGCAATATGTATTATCCTCTTTGGTAGCCGTCGCCCTCCGCAAAGGAGAGAGACTAGCAGGGAAGACTATCGGTATCGTTGGCGTAGGCCATGTAGGGAGTATCGTGGAGAGGCTATGCGAGGCCATGGGGATGCGTGTGCTTCGCAATGACCCGCCCCGTGCCGAGCAGGAAGGCGACGGTGGATTCGTATCCTTGGACACGATCGCGAAAGAGGCGGATATCATAACCTTGCATGTGCCGTTGACCAAAGAGGGACGTTTCGCCACCCGCCATCTCGCCGATCCTGCTTTTTTCGACAAATTGGAACGAAAACCATGGTTTATCAACAGTTGCCGGGGCGCCGTACATGATACGCAGGCCTTATTGCAGGCCAAACGAACCGGCAAGGTCAGCGAACTGATCATCGATTGCTGGGAGAACGAACCGGATATCGACCGGAAATTACTGTCGGAAGCCACGATCGCCACTCCTCATATAGCCGGTTTCTCCGCCGACGGGAAGGCGAACGGGACACGAATGTGCCTAGAGAATATAGGATGCTTTTTCGGTATCCGTATCGAAAAGATCAAGGAAGTCATTCCGCCTGCCCCAACCAACCTATTCATCGACTTGGGACAATTCAAGGAGCACCGTGTGGAAGAAGCCATCTTGAGAAGTTTCAACCCAGAAGTAATCGACCAAGCACTAAGAGCGAATCCTCATCATTTCGAGCGATTTAGGGCAGCGTATGATCATCCCCGTGAGTTCCATGCTTACCAAGCGATCAAAGCTGACCCGGAAGAATTCGCCGTACTCCAAAAACTAGGTTTTCAAGTAGGCTAA
- a CDS encoding acyl carrier protein: MSEVAERVKAIIVDKLSVEETEVTNEASFTNDLGADSLDTVELIMEFEKEFGISIPDDQAEKITTVGDAIAYIEANAK, translated from the coding sequence ATGTCTGAAGTTGCTGAAAGAGTAAAAGCTATCATCGTTGACAAGTTAAGTGTTGAAGAAACAGAAGTTACAAACGAAGCAAGCTTTACTAACGATTTAGGAGCAGACTCTCTTGACACTGTAGAATTGATTATGGAATTCGAAAAAGAATTCGGTATCTCAATTCCTGACGATCAAGCAGAAAAGATTACAACTGTAGGTGACGCTATCGCTTACATCGAGGCTAATGCGAAGTAA
- the fabF gene encoding beta-ketoacyl-ACP synthase II, protein MELKRVVVTGLGAITPLGNTLPETWEGIINGKSGAGPITQFDASKFKTQFACEVKGFDPLKVMDRKEARKCDRYSLFAIDAAKQAIEDAAMDLDKEDKNRIGVIFASGIGGIKTFDEEVLSYAKIKDTIGPKFNPFFIPKMISDIAAGHISMLYGFHGPNFATVSACASSTNAISDAFNYIRLGKANVIITGGAEAAVSESGVGGFNSMNALSTRNDSPETASRPFSASRDGFVMGEGGACLVLEEMEHALARGAKIYCEIAGTGMSADAYHLTASHPDGLGAKLVMRNALEDAGMAPEDIDYINVHGTSTPVGDISEVKAIKDVFGEHAYQLNISSTKSMTGHLLGAAGAVEAILCIMAINDGIIPPTINHAEGDDDPEIDYKLNFTFNKAQKREVKAALSNTFGFGGHNACAIVKKFVK, encoded by the coding sequence ATGGAATTAAAAAGAGTTGTAGTAACAGGTCTTGGAGCTATTACTCCTCTTGGTAATACCCTCCCCGAAACATGGGAAGGTATTATCAACGGAAAAAGTGGCGCTGGACCTATTACTCAGTTTGATGCATCCAAATTCAAGACACAATTTGCATGCGAAGTTAAAGGCTTCGATCCGTTGAAAGTTATGGATCGTAAGGAAGCCCGCAAGTGTGATCGTTATAGCTTATTCGCGATCGATGCGGCGAAACAAGCGATCGAGGACGCGGCAATGGACTTGGATAAAGAAGATAAGAACCGTATCGGCGTTATTTTCGCTTCAGGTATCGGTGGTATCAAGACATTTGACGAGGAAGTATTGAGTTATGCGAAGATCAAGGATACGATCGGTCCGAAGTTTAACCCGTTCTTCATCCCGAAAATGATCTCGGATATCGCGGCTGGACATATTTCCATGCTTTATGGATTCCACGGCCCGAACTTTGCGACCGTCTCAGCTTGTGCATCTTCTACAAACGCTATCAGCGACGCATTCAATTATATCCGTTTAGGCAAGGCTAACGTCATCATCACCGGTGGAGCGGAAGCTGCTGTTTCTGAATCGGGTGTAGGTGGATTCAACTCCATGAACGCGTTATCGACACGTAACGATTCTCCCGAGACCGCATCTCGCCCGTTCAGCGCTAGCCGTGACGGATTCGTGATGGGTGAAGGTGGAGCTTGCTTGGTATTGGAAGAAATGGAGCACGCATTGGCTCGTGGCGCTAAAATATATTGCGAGATCGCAGGAACCGGAATGTCTGCCGATGCCTATCACTTGACCGCTTCTCATCCGGATGGTTTAGGAGCGAAGCTGGTTATGCGCAACGCATTGGAAGACGCTGGAATGGCTCCGGAAGATATTGATTACATCAATGTTCATGGAACATCGACTCCCGTAGGCGATATCTCAGAGGTTAAGGCGATCAAAGATGTGTTCGGAGAACATGCTTATCAACTGAATATCAGTTCCACAAAGTCAATGACCGGTCACTTGCTTGGTGCTGCCGGAGCGGTAGAGGCGATCCTGTGTATTATGGCTATAAACGATGGTATTATCCCGCCGACCATTAACCATGCGGAAGGCGACGATGATCCTGAAATAGATTATAAACTGAATTTCACATTCAATAAGGCTCAAAAGAGAGAAGTGAAAGCCGCTTTATCGAATACGTTTGGTTTCGGTGGACACAACGCTTGCGCCATTGTTAAAAAATTCGTGAAATAA
- a CDS encoding phosphoribosylglycinamide formyltransferase, translating into MKNIAIFASGSGTNAENITRYFANSENVNVAVVLSNNRNVGVHGRVNKLGVPSFVFSREEFIAGVPILKKLAEYDVCLIVLAGFMNKISDVILQAFPGKIVNIHPALLPKYGGKGMYGMHVHEAVVKAGERESGITIHYINEHYDEGAIIFQASCPVLPSDTPDEVAAKVHALEYAHYPHVIESLL; encoded by the coding sequence ATGAAAAACATAGCGATTTTTGCTTCCGGATCTGGTACGAATGCCGAGAACATCACCCGATATTTTGCTAACAGTGAAAACGTTAATGTTGCGGTTGTTTTATCAAATAACCGCAATGTTGGCGTGCATGGGCGGGTAAACAAGTTGGGCGTTCCTTCTTTCGTGTTTTCACGGGAGGAATTTATTGCCGGTGTGCCGATCTTGAAAAAGTTGGCGGAATATGATGTCTGCCTTATCGTGTTGGCCGGTTTTATGAATAAGATCTCAGACGTTATTCTTCAGGCTTTTCCCGGAAAGATCGTGAACATCCATCCTGCGTTACTCCCTAAATATGGCGGCAAGGGGATGTATGGCATGCATGTGCATGAGGCGGTCGTAAAGGCTGGTGAGCGGGAGTCGGGTATTACTATACATTATATTAATGAGCATTATGATGAGGGCGCTATCATCTTCCAGGCTTCTTGCCCGGTATTACCTTCGGATACGCCAGATGAGGTAGCCGCGAAAGTGCATGCCTTGGAGTATGCGCATTATCCTCATGTGATCGAAAGTTTACTGTAA
- a CDS encoding T9SS type A sorting domain-containing protein, protein MKNQYSKLLRISITGILYIGYFSISSSLAQISEGGLPPSFQFAGSLRSEKLAEQVPVNFSVEDLKTVDAWRVSQGAPLRVAKSIPTSFDIADSGDWISLPDGSQVWQLHLQAKGAIALILYYSDFYIPKGARLYLYNAAKTQVLGAYTHRTHPENGPFATQAVAGDEVILEYVPAPSGETPRLRIREVGYGYNHLEAIMPEVQEAPGAGFSEACEVNINCEEGADWQEQKKGVIQMIQYIRNKEGEGGSYICTASLVNNTARDKKPYVLSAFHCSQDMLGEQTVTPEELAVWLFYFHQEHVGCDNESPIYPIKTMVGCTRKASTPVENGSDGLLLLLNDEIPDDYNVFFNGWDRSNMLSLSGVGIHHPSGDYMKISTYGNYPTESITWRNSDVGKTGATNAHWNATFDATLNGHGVTEGGSSGSPLFNSKGLIIGTLSGGSSSCELPEGLNLYGKLYYHWNKYSDNDTARMDVWLDPLGTGVTSLQGMTQDGKTIGNEYESPTDLKYKQISTGEIQLTWNAPVLEKIAGWGSQDRYQQFGLGGDPFYFAQKWDTKDLQPVHKKTIRKVNFYPQEGVTYGVYIKQGNREYEESFTQLKSGKINSVTLKTPFVIDAKQDLLVAIHVISYANNTYPACSDEGPAVDGKGNLYSLDGKKWETFSDDELDANVVLSIVISAEEGELPSSSVFSTSTFSEKPQPMRTGRLSFRKLAIASDAQEAELITAFPELTGYKVYQDTRELTTLPVSQRNYTVKNLATNTPLLQVTALYGTDESAPATVIPETSVGNELKPTGEEVDIQPRIFSNEVQIQNYQQLKSLEIYRADGKLIRSIPQPGSSLSTGDFATGMYIFRLTTEKGSQTVQGIKK, encoded by the coding sequence ATGAAAAACCAGTACAGTAAACTTCTCCGAATATCAATAACCGGCATATTATATATTGGTTATTTCTCGATTTCAAGTTCGTTGGCGCAGATCAGCGAAGGAGGACTCCCCCCCAGCTTTCAATTTGCAGGTTCACTTCGAAGTGAAAAGCTAGCAGAACAAGTTCCAGTGAATTTCAGTGTGGAAGACCTCAAGACGGTCGATGCGTGGAGGGTCAGCCAAGGCGCTCCGTTGCGTGTAGCCAAGTCGATCCCAACCAGCTTCGACATCGCCGATAGTGGCGATTGGATTTCACTACCCGACGGCAGCCAAGTATGGCAACTTCACCTTCAAGCGAAAGGAGCGATCGCCTTGATCCTGTATTACTCCGATTTTTATATCCCCAAAGGTGCCCGGTTATACCTGTATAACGCAGCGAAAACCCAAGTATTGGGTGCCTATACGCATCGTACGCATCCTGAAAACGGACCGTTCGCAACCCAAGCCGTAGCAGGCGATGAGGTGATCCTCGAATATGTACCGGCACCATCCGGCGAGACACCTCGACTACGCATCCGGGAGGTCGGTTACGGGTATAATCATCTTGAAGCGATCATGCCAGAAGTACAGGAAGCGCCGGGAGCCGGCTTTTCAGAAGCTTGCGAAGTGAATATCAATTGCGAGGAGGGAGCCGATTGGCAGGAGCAAAAGAAGGGGGTGATACAAATGATTCAATACATCCGTAATAAAGAGGGAGAAGGAGGAAGCTATATTTGTACGGCTTCTCTGGTAAATAATACGGCCCGTGACAAAAAGCCTTATGTATTATCCGCCTTCCATTGTTCGCAAGATATGCTGGGCGAACAGACGGTTACTCCCGAGGAATTAGCAGTCTGGTTGTTTTATTTCCACCAAGAACATGTGGGCTGCGATAATGAGTCACCCATTTATCCGATAAAAACCATGGTAGGATGTACACGGAAAGCCTCTACCCCTGTCGAAAACGGTTCCGACGGACTGTTGCTGTTGCTTAACGACGAGATCCCCGACGATTATAATGTATTCTTTAACGGATGGGATCGTTCAAATATGCTTTCACTCTCGGGCGTAGGCATCCATCATCCTTCCGGCGATTATATGAAAATCTCCACCTATGGAAATTATCCGACAGAATCGATTACATGGCGTAATAGTGATGTTGGGAAAACCGGGGCCACGAACGCTCATTGGAATGCGACTTTCGATGCCACGCTAAACGGACACGGGGTGACCGAGGGAGGTTCTTCCGGCTCGCCTTTATTTAATAGCAAAGGTTTGATTATAGGTACGCTGAGCGGTGGAAGCTCCAGTTGCGAACTGCCCGAAGGATTGAATTTATACGGTAAATTGTATTATCACTGGAATAAATACAGTGATAATGATACAGCCCGGATGGATGTCTGGCTAGATCCACTCGGAACGGGCGTCACCTCGTTGCAGGGAATGACGCAGGATGGGAAAACGATCGGAAACGAGTATGAAAGTCCGACTGATTTGAAATACAAACAGATCTCCACGGGTGAGATTCAACTGACATGGAATGCCCCAGTCCTCGAAAAAATAGCTGGTTGGGGATCACAAGATCGTTATCAACAGTTCGGTCTCGGAGGAGATCCATTCTATTTCGCTCAGAAATGGGATACGAAAGATCTACAACCGGTGCATAAAAAAACGATCCGGAAGGTTAATTTCTATCCGCAGGAAGGAGTCACCTATGGAGTCTATATCAAACAGGGAAACCGGGAGTATGAAGAGAGTTTCACTCAACTGAAATCAGGTAAAATAAATTCGGTCACACTTAAAACACCATTCGTAATCGACGCGAAGCAGGATTTACTGGTAGCCATTCATGTGATAAGCTATGCCAATAACACATACCCGGCATGTTCCGATGAAGGCCCCGCAGTCGATGGAAAAGGGAATTTATATTCTTTGGACGGAAAAAAATGGGAAACATTCTCAGATGATGAGCTAGATGCCAATGTTGTGTTATCGATCGTAATAAGCGCGGAAGAAGGTGAGCTCCCCTCAAGTTCCGTATTCTCCACGAGCACTTTCTCGGAGAAACCGCAACCCATGAGAACGGGCCGATTATCATTCCGGAAACTGGCTATCGCCTCCGATGCGCAAGAAGCAGAGTTGATTACGGCTTTTCCGGAGCTGACCGGTTATAAGGTATATCAAGATACTCGGGAACTGACGACATTACCTGTTTCTCAACGGAATTATACGGTGAAAAATCTGGCAACAAATACCCCTCTGCTCCAAGTAACGGCACTTTATGGTACCGACGAGAGCGCTCCGGCTACGGTAATTCCGGAAACGAGCGTAGGTAACGAACTGAAGCCAACAGGCGAAGAAGTAGACATTCAACCACGTATCTTCTCGAATGAAGTACAGATCCAGAATTATCAACAACTGAAATCGCTTGAGATCTACAGGGCCGATGGAAAGTTGATACGTAGCATCCCGCAACCGGGAAGCAGTCTCAGCACGGGTGATTTTGCCACTGGAATGTATATCTTTCGCTTGACTACCGAAAAGGGAAGCCAAACCGTTCAAGGTATTAAGAAATAA
- a CDS encoding MFS transporter codes for MNNDKIITPSFCYILAANFLLFFAFYLILPILPFYLKEEFMIGKSMIGFILSCYTLAALCIRPFAGYLLDTFARRPLYLVAYFIFTAIFGGYMVATALTLFIALRVVHGFAFGMVTVAGNTILIDILPSSRRGEGIGYYGLANNIAMSFGPMIGLFMQGNFTYDVIFSCSLLSGSLGFIMAYMVKTPYKQPVKREPISLDRFFLVKGTWAGISLLLLSIPYGMTTTYVAMYAAEIGISVNSGLYFTFMAVGLAVSRLFSGRQVDKGRITLVISLGMYLAAVTFFLLAALKELMHWNPVFSSYLYIGIALSQGVAFGTMFPAFNTLFVNLAPNNQRGTATSTYLTSWDVGIGIGLMAGGSIAQELGGFNYAYLSGACLTVLSTFFFLFKAGPHFNRYKLR; via the coding sequence ATGAATAACGATAAAATAATCACACCCAGCTTTTGCTATATACTAGCGGCAAATTTCCTGCTTTTTTTCGCTTTCTATCTAATCCTGCCGATCTTGCCTTTTTATCTGAAGGAAGAATTCATGATCGGGAAGTCTATGATCGGGTTTATCTTGTCGTGCTATACGCTAGCGGCGCTCTGTATCCGTCCGTTCGCCGGATATTTACTGGATACTTTCGCCCGCCGTCCCTTATATCTGGTGGCTTATTTCATTTTCACCGCCATATTTGGCGGATACATGGTAGCCACGGCGCTTACCCTCTTTATCGCCTTACGCGTCGTACACGGTTTCGCCTTCGGCATGGTGACGGTGGCCGGAAATACGATACTGATCGACATCTTGCCCTCCTCCCGCCGTGGGGAAGGTATTGGCTATTACGGCCTAGCCAATAACATCGCCATGAGTTTCGGGCCGATGATCGGTCTGTTCATGCAAGGGAACTTCACATACGACGTGATCTTTTCCTGCTCGTTGCTATCCGGAAGCCTTGGTTTTATCATGGCCTATATGGTCAAGACTCCTTATAAGCAACCAGTCAAACGAGAACCGATCTCCCTAGACCGCTTTTTCTTGGTGAAGGGAACTTGGGCGGGTATCTCCCTATTATTGCTCTCCATTCCTTATGGTATGACTACCACTTATGTAGCGATGTACGCCGCTGAGATCGGGATCAGCGTAAACTCCGGACTTTATTTCACCTTTATGGCCGTGGGACTCGCTGTCTCCCGCCTGTTCTCCGGACGGCAAGTGGATAAAGGACGGATCACGCTTGTTATCTCCCTCGGGATGTATTTGGCGGCGGTCACATTCTTTCTTCTTGCGGCGCTCAAGGAGTTGATGCATTGGAATCCGGTATTTTCCTCTTATCTCTACATAGGTATAGCCCTCTCGCAAGGCGTGGCGTTCGGAACCATGTTCCCTGCTTTCAACACGCTTTTCGTGAATCTGGCACCCAATAACCAGCGGGGTACGGCCACGTCTACATATCTAACTAGTTGGGATGTAGGTATCGGTATCGGGTTGATGGCCGGGGGCAGCATCGCACAAGAGCTGGGTGGCTTCAACTACGCCTACCTGTCCGGCGCTTGCCTTACGGTATTGTCTACGTTTTTCTTCTTGTTCAAGGCAGGGCCTCATTTCAATCGGTACAAGCTGAGATAA